One window from the genome of Leptotrichia trevisanii DSM 22070 encodes:
- a CDS encoding aminopeptidase encodes MTKENLWKNYTDEQKRVIFDFAEDYKKYLDSAKTEREFVNLTEKELEKNGFVNINEKSELKKGDKIYFNNRNKNIIAVIVGNDIKSGINMIVSHVDSPRLDLKPNPIMEDEEFALLNTHYYGGIKKYQWAATPLALHGVVFLKNGEKVTLSIGEKDDEPVFSMPDILPHLAYNVQDDRKAREVIKGEELKLLFGNMPLNDENVNKKIKQFVLDKLKKDYGIEEDDFFTAELEVVPAGKLRDVGLDKSMIGGYGQDDRICAYTSLRALFDIKETEKTVMIYLTDKEEIGSEGSTSLKSTLPEYVVGKMLSLTEKNYNDQILRETLWNSKALSSDVTAALNPVFKSVHDMENVARLSYGLAFAKYTGSRGKVMANDADAEFIQEIRQIFDKNEIKYQSGGFGKVDEGGGGTVAKFLAYYGIRTIDAGPALISMHSLFEISSKADLYETYRAYKVFFELD; translated from the coding sequence ATGACAAAGGAAAATTTGTGGAAAAATTATACAGATGAACAAAAAAGAGTAATTTTTGACTTTGCTGAAGATTATAAAAAATATTTGGATTCTGCCAAAACAGAGAGAGAATTTGTGAATTTGACAGAAAAGGAACTTGAAAAAAATGGCTTTGTCAATATTAATGAAAAAAGTGAATTGAAAAAAGGGGATAAAATTTATTTTAACAACAGAAATAAAAATATCATTGCGGTAATTGTCGGAAATGATATAAAAAGCGGGATTAATATGATTGTTTCCCATGTGGATTCACCAAGACTGGACTTAAAGCCTAATCCAATAATGGAAGACGAGGAATTTGCACTTTTAAATACGCATTATTATGGTGGAATCAAAAAATATCAATGGGCTGCGACTCCATTAGCATTGCATGGTGTTGTTTTCTTAAAAAATGGAGAAAAAGTTACACTTTCAATTGGGGAAAAAGATGACGAGCCTGTATTCAGTATGCCTGATATATTGCCGCATCTGGCGTATAATGTTCAGGATGACAGAAAAGCAAGGGAAGTTATTAAAGGCGAAGAATTAAAACTGCTATTTGGAAATATGCCTTTAAATGATGAGAATGTGAATAAAAAAATAAAGCAGTTTGTGCTGGATAAATTGAAAAAGGATTATGGAATAGAGGAAGATGATTTCTTTACAGCGGAGCTGGAAGTTGTACCTGCTGGAAAATTGCGGGATGTGGGGCTTGATAAGAGCATGATTGGAGGATATGGTCAAGATGACAGAATTTGTGCATATACTTCGCTTAGAGCCTTGTTTGATATTAAGGAAACTGAGAAAACTGTTATGATTTATTTGACAGATAAAGAAGAAATTGGAAGCGAAGGTTCTACGAGCTTGAAGTCAACATTGCCTGAATATGTTGTTGGGAAAATGCTTTCACTTACTGAAAAAAATTACAATGATCAGATATTGAGGGAAACTTTGTGGAATTCTAAGGCATTGTCGTCAGATGTTACGGCTGCACTTAATCCAGTGTTTAAATCAGTTCACGATATGGAAAATGTGGCACGGTTGTCTTATGGACTGGCGTTTGCAAAATATACAGGAAGCCGTGGAAAAGTTATGGCAAATGATGCTGATGCGGAATTTATTCAGGAAATAAGACAGATATTTGACAAAAATGAAATTAAATATCAGTCTGGAGGCTTTGGAAAGGTAGATGAAGGTGGTGGAGGAACTGTAGCTAAATTTCTGGCTTACTATGGAATTAGAACGATAGATGCAGGGCCTGCACTTATATCAATGCATTCCTTGTTTGAAATTTCATCAAAAGCTGACTTGTATGAAACATATAGGGCTTACAAAGTA